In Fusobacterium canifelinum, a genomic segment contains:
- the lpxA gene encoding acyl-ACP--UDP-N-acetylglucosamine O-acyltransferase, with translation MVDIHSTAIIEEGAIIEDGVKIGPYCVVGKNVTIKKGTVLQSHVVVEGITEIGENNTIYSFVSIGKDNQDLKYKGEPTKTIIGNNNSIREFVTIHRGTDDRWETRIGNGNLIMAYVHVAHDVIIGDDCIFSNNVTLAGHVVIDSHAIIGGLTPVHQFTRIGSYCMIGGASAVSQDVCPFVLAAGNTAILRGLNIVGLRRRGFSDEEISNLKKAYRILFRQGLQLKDALEELEKDFSEDKNVKYLVDFIKSSDRGIAR, from the coding sequence ATGGTAGATATACATAGCACAGCTATCATAGAAGAAGGGGCTATTATAGAAGATGGAGTAAAAATAGGTCCTTACTGTGTAGTTGGAAAAAATGTAACAATAAAAAAAGGTACTGTTTTACAATCTCATGTTGTTGTGGAAGGGATAACAGAAATAGGAGAAAATAATACCATTTATTCTTTTGTTTCAATAGGAAAAGATAATCAAGATTTAAAATATAAGGGTGAACCTACAAAGACTATTATAGGAAATAATAATTCTATAAGAGAATTTGTGACTATTCATAGAGGTACTGATGATAGATGGGAAACTAGAATAGGAAATGGTAATCTTATTATGGCTTATGTTCATGTTGCCCATGATGTTATCATTGGAGATGATTGTATATTTTCAAATAATGTTACTTTAGCTGGACATGTTGTTATTGATAGTCATGCGATTATTGGAGGTTTAACTCCTGTTCATCAATTTACAAGAATAGGTTCATATTGTATGATTGGTGGAGCAAGTGCTGTTAGCCAAGATGTTTGTCCTTTTGTTTTAGCAGCGGGAAATACTGCTATATTGAGAGGATTAAATATTGTTGGGCTTAGAAGAAGAGGTTTCTCTGATGAAGAAATATCTAATCTAAAAAAAGCATATAGAATACTATTTAGACAAGGTTTACAACTAAAAGATGCCTTAGAAGAGCTTGAAAAAGATTTTAGTGAAGATAAAAATGTAAAATATCTAGTAGATTTTATAAAGAGCAGCGATAGGGGGATAGCTAGATAA
- the fabZ gene encoding 3-hydroxyacyl-ACP dehydratase FabZ — MLDILEIMKRIPHRYPFLLVDRILEMDKEAQTIKGKKNVTMNEEFFNGHFPGHPIMPGVLIVEGMAQCLGVMVMENFPGKVPYFAAIDNAKFKNPVKPGDTLIYDVKVDKVKRNFVKATGKTYVDDAVVAEASFTFVIADM, encoded by the coding sequence ATGTTAGATATTTTAGAAATAATGAAAAGGATACCACACAGATACCCATTTTTATTAGTTGATAGAATTCTAGAAATGGATAAGGAAGCACAAACAATAAAAGGTAAAAAGAATGTGACAATGAATGAAGAGTTTTTTAATGGTCACTTCCCAGGACATCCAATTATGCCAGGAGTGTTAATAGTTGAGGGTATGGCACAATGTTTAGGAGTTATGGTTATGGAAAATTTCCCTGGAAAAGTTCCTTATTTTGCAGCAATAGATAATGCTAAATTCAAAAATCCTGTTAAACCAGGAGATACATTAATTTATGATGTAAAGGTTGATAAAGTAAAAAGAAATTTTGTTAAAGCAACTGGAAAAACTTATGTAGATGATGCAGTAGTTGCAGAAGCAAGTTTTACATTTGTAATAGCAGATATGTAG
- the lpxC gene encoding UDP-3-O-acyl-N-acetylglucosamine deacetylase has protein sequence MKRKTLKNIVEYDGIGLHKGEIIKMKLIPAKSGGIIFRMVNMPEGKNEILLDYRNTFDLTRGTNLKNEHGAMVFTIEHFLSALYVSGITDLIIELNGNELPICDGSAIKFLDLFQESGIVELDEDVEEIIVKEPVFLSKGDKHVVALPYPDGYKLTYAIRFEHTFLKSQLAEFEITEENYRKEIAPARTFGFDYEVEYLKQNNLALGGTLENAIVIKKDGVLNPDGLRFDDEFVRHKMLDIIGDLKILNRPIRAHIIAIKAGHLIDIEFAKILDNIK, from the coding sequence ATGAAAAGAAAAACTTTAAAAAATATAGTAGAATATGATGGAATAGGTTTACATAAAGGTGAAATCATAAAAATGAAACTTATTCCTGCTAAGTCTGGTGGAATAATTTTTAGAATGGTAAATATGCCAGAAGGTAAAAATGAAATACTTTTAGATTATAGAAATACCTTTGATTTAACAAGAGGAACTAATTTAAAAAATGAGCATGGAGCTATGGTTTTTACGATAGAACATTTTTTGTCAGCTCTATATGTTTCAGGGATAACTGATTTAATAATTGAATTAAATGGAAATGAACTACCTATCTGTGATGGAAGTGCTATAAAATTCTTAGATTTATTTCAAGAAAGTGGTATAGTTGAATTAGATGAAGATGTGGAAGAAATCATAGTGAAAGAACCTGTATTTTTGTCTAAGGGAGATAAACATGTAGTAGCTCTACCTTATCCTGATGGATATAAATTAACTTATGCCATAAGATTTGAACACACATTTTTGAAATCACAATTAGCAGAGTTTGAAATAACAGAAGAAAATTATAGAAAAGAAATTGCTCCTGCAAGAACTTTTGGTTTTGATTATGAAGTTGAATATTTAAAACAAAATAATCTTGCTTTAGGAGGAACATTAGAAAATGCTATCGTTATAAAAAAAGATGGAGTTTTAAATCCAGATGGTTTAAGATTTGATGATGAATTTGTAAGACATAAAATGCTTGATATTATTGGAGATTTAAAAATTTTAAACAGACCAATAAGAGCACATATTATTGCTATAAAAGCAGGACACCTTATTGATATTGAATTTGCAAAAATTCTTGATAATATAAAATAA
- a CDS encoding ATP-dependent helicase, whose translation MNLNLLEKLNNKQREAASQIDGSILILAGAGSGKTRTITYRIAHMIENVGISPYSILAVTFTNKAAKEMRERVEDLVGDIAKACTISTFHSFGMRLLRMYANEVGYNPNFTIYDTDDQKKIVKAILKGQHISFNGVKLTERDIVSIISKIKEEIKTLDEYSVMNKQIIEVYDKYNRALLESNAMDFSDILLNTYKLLQKPEILEKVQNKYKYIMIDEYQDTNNLQYKIIDLIARKSSNLCVVGDENQSIYGFRGANILNILNFENNYNNAKIVKLEENYRSTTTILDAANELIKNNKSSKDKKLWTQNGKGDLIKVLACDNGRNEVSRIIEIIRENHQNGVPYRDMTILYRTNAQSRIFEEGLLRYSIPHKVFGGISFYSRAEIKDIIAYLSIIVNPQDELNLQRIINVPKRKVGEKGTEKIISYARENDLNLLEALSHIKDISGLTAVGKEKLLEMYDIIKELKDLSYTETASYIVQTLIDKIHYIDYINETYDDAEARIENIDEFKNSILELENVVGELRLNEYLENVSLISATDDLEEKSDYVKLMTIHNSKGLEFPIVFLVGFENEIFPGTRAMLDEKEMEEERRLCYVALTRAEKKLYLSHATIRFVYGQDRLSTPSIFLKEIPEKLLDIEVKKERLYFADNYSDEIKTHGDNKKFEKKKTEINTKNTIKLDDNAKKVIDSLGFKVGDKVKHKKFGLGVIKSMDAKKIYVQYVDGTKEMAIILADKLLTKSE comes from the coding sequence ATGAACTTGAACTTATTAGAAAAGCTAAATAACAAACAAAGAGAAGCAGCCTCTCAAATTGATGGGTCTATTTTAATTTTAGCAGGAGCTGGTTCTGGAAAAACAAGAACAATTACATATAGAATAGCACATATGATAGAGAATGTTGGAATTAGCCCTTATAGTATATTAGCTGTTACTTTTACAAATAAGGCAGCTAAGGAAATGAGAGAAAGAGTTGAGGATCTTGTTGGAGATATAGCTAAGGCATGTACAATTTCTACTTTCCACTCATTTGGTATGAGACTTTTAAGAATGTATGCAAATGAAGTAGGTTACAATCCAAACTTTACTATCTATGATACAGATGACCAAAAAAAAATAGTAAAAGCTATTTTAAAAGGGCAACATATAAGTTTTAACGGAGTTAAATTAACAGAAAGAGATATTGTTTCTATTATTTCAAAAATAAAAGAAGAAATAAAAACTCTTGATGAGTATTCTGTTATGAATAAACAAATAATTGAAGTATATGATAAATATAACAGAGCATTGTTAGAAAGTAATGCCATGGATTTTTCAGATATACTTTTAAATACGTATAAATTATTACAAAAACCTGAAATACTTGAAAAAGTTCAAAATAAATATAAATATATAATGATAGATGAATATCAAGATACAAATAACTTACAATATAAAATAATAGATTTAATTGCTAGAAAATCATCTAATCTATGTGTGGTTGGAGATGAAAACCAAAGTATTTATGGATTTAGAGGAGCAAATATTTTAAATATCCTTAACTTTGAAAATAACTACAACAATGCTAAAATAGTAAAACTAGAAGAAAATTATAGGTCAACTACTACAATACTAGATGCAGCAAATGAACTTATAAAAAATAATAAATCATCAAAAGATAAAAAGTTATGGACACAAAATGGAAAGGGAGATTTAATAAAAGTTTTAGCTTGTGATAATGGTAGAAATGAAGTTAGTAGAATAATTGAAATTATTAGAGAAAATCATCAAAATGGTGTACCTTATAGAGATATGACAATACTATATAGAACTAATGCCCAATCAAGAATATTTGAAGAAGGGCTTTTAAGATATAGTATACCTCATAAAGTTTTTGGTGGAATTAGCTTTTATTCAAGAGCAGAAATTAAAGATATAATCGCATATCTATCTATTATTGTTAATCCACAAGATGAATTAAATTTACAGAGAATAATAAATGTTCCTAAAAGAAAAGTTGGAGAGAAAGGAACAGAAAAAATAATTAGCTATGCTAGAGAAAATGATTTGAACTTACTTGAAGCACTTTCTCATATAAAAGATATTTCTGGACTAACTGCTGTTGGAAAAGAAAAACTTTTAGAAATGTATGATATAATAAAAGAGCTGAAAGATTTGTCTTATACAGAAACAGCTTCATATATAGTGCAAACTTTAATAGATAAAATACATTATATAGACTATATTAATGAAACTTATGATGATGCAGAGGCAAGAATAGAAAATATAGATGAATTTAAAAACTCTATCTTAGAACTTGAAAATGTTGTAGGAGAATTGAGATTAAACGAATATTTAGAAAATGTATCTCTTATAAGTGCAACAGATGATTTGGAAGAAAAAAGTGACTATGTAAAACTAATGACTATTCATAACTCAAAAGGTTTAGAGTTTCCAATAGTTTTCTTAGTTGGCTTTGAAAATGAAATCTTCCCTGGAACAAGAGCAATGTTAGATGAAAAAGAAATGGAAGAAGAAAGAAGACTTTGTTATGTTGCCTTAACAAGAGCTGAAAAGAAACTTTATTTATCTCATGCAACTATTAGATTTGTATATGGTCAAGATAGATTATCAACTCCCTCAATATTTTTAAAAGAAATACCAGAAAAACTTTTAGATATTGAAGTTAAAAAAGAAAGACTATATTTTGCTGATAACTATTCAGATGAAATAAAAACTCATGGAGATAATAAGAAGTTTGAAAAGAAAAAAACTGAAATAAATACAAAAAATACTATAAAACTTGATGACAATGCTAAGAAAGTAATTGATAGTTTAGGTTTTAAAGTAGGAGATAAAGTAAAACATAAAAAATTTGGCTTAGGGGTAATTAAAAGTATGGATGCTAAAAAAATCTATGTACAATATGTTGATGGTACAAAAGAAATGGCTATTATCTTAGCAGATAAACTTTTAACTAAGTCTGAATAG
- a CDS encoding flavin reductase family protein, with protein sequence MFYEPSKNNHGLSRNPFKSCTVPRVIGWISTKNEDGSDNIAPYSQFTNLTFDPPLVLFSSNQNVIGDRKTTIKNIERTGQFVYNMVSYDLREAMNRSSIFKIPKGYKDKFEYAGVTKAKANLIDVARVAESPIQYECKYIQTIRIPANDTLATVDVIIGQVIGIHIADDYILPDGKIDICRIQPVARLGYFDFTVVNNSFEMAPPKVDDPENQRLVDKGLEGKV encoded by the coding sequence ATGTTTTATGAACCATCAAAAAATAATCATGGGCTTTCTAGAAATCCTTTTAAATCTTGTACTGTACCAAGAGTTATAGGATGGATTTCAACAAAAAATGAAGATGGCAGTGATAATATCGCTCCATATAGTCAATTTACTAACCTTACTTTTGATCCACCACTAGTTTTATTTTCATCAAATCAAAATGTAATTGGTGATAGAAAAACAACTATAAAAAACATTGAAAGAACTGGTCAATTTGTTTATAACATGGTTTCTTATGATTTAAGAGAAGCTATGAATCGTTCCTCTATTTTTAAAATTCCAAAGGGATATAAAGATAAGTTTGAATATGCTGGGGTAACTAAAGCAAAAGCAAATTTGATTGATGTTGCTCGTGTTGCTGAATCTCCAATCCAATATGAATGTAAGTATATTCAAACAATAAGAATTCCCGCAAATGATACACTAGCAACAGTGGATGTTATAATAGGACAAGTTATTGGAATTCATATAGCAGATGATTACATACTTCCAGATGGAAAAATAGATATTTGTAGAATACAACCTGTTGCTCGTCTTGGATATTTTGATTTTACAGTTGTAAATAATTCATTTGAAATGGCCCCACCTAAGGTTGATGACCCTGAAAATCAAAGATTAGTTGATAAAGGTTTAGAAGGAAAAGTCTAA
- a CDS encoding helix-turn-helix transcriptional regulator — protein MIVFVNTSITTINLIKKNPHFDFEYVFFNKKNRNIIFETNQNLVVIFEEKYLKINNLLNLKKSKKQIYFIGIFEKENADLIKKLINLELLNYIFNFSKNSLSSLINKIKFKNNNRNNLFNNPIYKSMFTSFYIFDLIYGDLTKLNALNEITGFKMDDLPNSVITLMIDDFWEICRTMDNRDRYSLKMEYSNLVKNAINCYQIKALSCSLVGTDKIIILVKSPYNFSLNDIALKIKNYINKNSKYTVTLGLSNSYDDFKNIWKAYEESFQALNYSFFVGKNEIIEYKNIKNLSSKTNLNHDYVQLKYYFFKNLILGNKIEIQECFMSILNFCINEFLDKETIKFLITNFIFEIVDYTNKLKLKIKKEDVYTKAINVNSKILRAYSIASIKDISYEFLINLLKDIEKYKKDNDFILDNSINFLEKYYYKDLSLTEVANVCNMSDSYFSRKFKEKFNINFSTYLLNIRLEKAKELLKEKNLNIENISEMVGFKDSSYFSKSFKQKYGMAPHYYRDNFK, from the coding sequence ATGATAGTTTTTGTAAACACATCAATTACTACAATAAATTTAATAAAAAAAAATCCTCATTTTGACTTTGAATATGTTTTTTTCAATAAAAAAAATAGAAATATTATTTTTGAAACTAACCAAAATTTAGTTGTCATTTTTGAAGAAAAATATTTAAAAATTAATAATCTATTAAATTTGAAGAAATCAAAAAAACAAATATATTTTATTGGAATTTTTGAAAAAGAAAATGCTGATTTAATAAAAAAATTAATAAATTTAGAACTTTTAAATTATATTTTTAATTTTTCTAAAAATTCATTATCAAGTTTAATAAATAAAATTAAATTCAAAAATAATAATAGAAATAATCTTTTTAATAATCCTATTTATAAATCCATGTTTACCTCATTTTATATTTTTGATTTGATATATGGAGATCTTACAAAATTAAATGCTTTAAATGAAATAACAGGTTTCAAGATGGATGATTTACCCAATAGTGTAATTACTTTAATGATAGATGATTTTTGGGAAATTTGCAGAACAATGGATAATAGAGATAGATATTCTCTAAAAATGGAATATTCAAACCTAGTAAAAAATGCTATAAACTGTTATCAAATAAAAGCCTTATCTTGCTCACTTGTAGGAACAGATAAAATTATTATTTTAGTAAAATCTCCATATAATTTCTCACTAAATGATATTGCTTTAAAAATAAAAAATTATATAAATAAAAATTCAAAATACACAGTTACACTTGGACTTAGTAACTCATATGATGATTTTAAAAATATTTGGAAAGCATATGAAGAGTCTTTTCAAGCTTTAAATTATTCTTTTTTTGTAGGAAAAAATGAAATTATTGAATATAAAAATATTAAAAATTTATCTTCAAAAACTAATTTAAATCATGATTATGTACAATTAAAATACTATTTTTTTAAAAATTTAATTTTAGGAAATAAAATTGAAATTCAAGAATGTTTTATGAGTATTTTAAATTTCTGTATAAATGAGTTTTTAGACAAAGAAACTATAAAATTTTTAATTACAAATTTCATTTTTGAAATAGTTGATTATACTAATAAATTAAAATTAAAAATAAAAAAAGAAGATGTCTACACAAAAGCAATTAATGTTAATTCAAAAATTTTAAGAGCTTATTCAATAGCTTCTATTAAAGATATTAGTTATGAATTTTTAATAAATCTTTTAAAAGATATTGAAAAATATAAAAAAGATAATGATTTTATATTAGATAATAGTATAAATTTTTTAGAAAAATATTACTATAAAGATTTAAGTCTAACTGAAGTTGCAAATGTTTGTAATATGAGTGATAGTTATTTTAGTAGAAAATTTAAAGAAAAATTTAATATAAACTTTTCAACTTACTTATTGAATATAAGGTTAGAAAAGGCTAAGGAATTATTAAAAGAAAAAAATTTGAATATAGAAAATATTTCTGAAATGGTTGGTTTTAAAGATAGCTCTTATTTTAGTAAAAGCTTTAAACAGAAATATGGAATGGCTCCTCATTATTATAGAGATAATTTTAAATAA
- a CDS encoding sodium:solute symporter family protein yields the protein MITIVCTVLFSLLLIGVGIYAHKKTDDTGDEFFLGGRSIGIFATIMTLVFSIWSTLAFYGVVGEAYINGVGSLGIAQGIFWGAGLQVFVGYKLWTLGKKYGLSTPGDFFGERYYSNFFRFITSLGLIYFTMPYIGMQLGGLGAGLEGAAQVPSTIGTIFLALVLLIFVSIGGMKSVAWTDAIQGVVFTIIVLLALFVLIKSMPEDLSVVMKKATEIRPGLNSIPGPNKLYTPIMNLHLAITIGSFAVWPHIFVRFFIAKKRETYKVLAVAFPVYEVVCMVPLLLIGIMIIPYLFGGNLSPLDAQKSIHWAMNGIPFGHLLGTGIFLAAFSAAMSTASSQLLACSSMFVGDIFLKLYKKEVSQKTVVLLGRIMTVLFVIISTFFGIYFPNIFKTATHFATPGYAQLLPALLAGLFWKRANREGAIFGTLGGFATLLLTSFVWKNPLGVTPLLWSLTVNCVLLIGISLITAKPPKEVTDKFFEAVQ from the coding sequence ATGATAACAATAGTTTGTACTGTCTTATTTTCACTTTTATTAATTGGTGTTGGAATATATGCACACAAAAAAACCGATGACACTGGAGATGAATTCTTTTTAGGTGGAAGATCTATTGGAATTTTTGCCACAATTATGACATTAGTTTTTTCGATTTGGAGCACACTTGCATTTTATGGAGTAGTTGGTGAAGCATATATAAATGGTGTTGGTTCTCTCGGAATAGCTCAAGGTATATTCTGGGGAGCTGGTTTACAAGTTTTTGTTGGATATAAACTTTGGACATTAGGAAAAAAATATGGTTTATCTACTCCTGGAGATTTCTTTGGAGAAAGATACTACTCTAATTTTTTTAGATTTATTACTTCTTTGGGACTAATTTACTTTACAATGCCTTATATTGGTATGCAGTTAGGTGGTCTAGGTGCAGGACTTGAAGGAGCTGCACAAGTACCATCAACAATTGGAACTATTTTCTTAGCTTTGGTTCTTTTGATTTTTGTTTCTATTGGTGGAATGAAATCTGTAGCTTGGACTGATGCTATACAAGGAGTTGTTTTTACAATAATTGTTCTTCTTGCACTTTTTGTTCTTATTAAATCTATGCCTGAAGATTTATCAGTAGTAATGAAAAAAGCTACAGAAATTAGACCTGGTTTAAACAGTATTCCTGGTCCTAATAAATTATATACTCCTATTATGAATTTACACCTTGCTATTACAATCGGTTCTTTTGCTGTTTGGCCTCATATTTTTGTAAGATTCTTTATTGCTAAAAAGAGAGAAACTTATAAAGTTTTAGCTGTTGCCTTCCCTGTTTATGAGGTAGTTTGTATGGTTCCTTTACTTCTAATTGGAATTATGATTATTCCCTATTTATTTGGTGGTAATTTAAGTCCATTAGATGCACAAAAGAGCATACACTGGGCTATGAATGGAATTCCTTTTGGTCACCTATTAGGAACAGGGATTTTCTTAGCTGCTTTTTCAGCTGCTATGTCAACAGCAAGTTCTCAATTATTAGCTTGTAGTTCAATGTTTGTTGGAGATATTTTCCTAAAATTGTATAAAAAAGAAGTTTCTCAAAAAACTGTTGTACTTTTAGGAAGAATTATGACTGTTCTATTTGTTATAATTTCTACTTTCTTTGGAATATATTTCCCTAATATATTTAAAACAGCAACTCACTTTGCAACACCAGGTTATGCACAATTACTTCCTGCTTTACTTGCTGGACTTTTCTGGAAAAGAGCAAATAGAGAAGGAGCTATATTTGGAACATTAGGTGGTTTTGCAACATTGCTTTTAACTTCATTTGTTTGGAAAAATCCATTAGGTGTTACTCCTCTTTTATGGAGTCTAACTGTAAATTGTGTCTTACTTATAGGAATTTCTTTAATTACAGCAAAACCTCCAAAAGAAGTTACTGACAAATTTTTTGAAGCAGTTCAATAA
- a CDS encoding AbgT family transporter → METNKKVEKEKLSFLNKMLNKVEVVGNKMPDPTTIFVILCILIFIISFILSKFGVSVEHPGTKEIIKVENLLGSDNLKAVLVSTVKVFQTFPPLGAVLVTMIGIGLADKSGYLEVLLTLSIKKVPKKLIYFTVVFAGLVFTAIGDGGFIVLPPLAAIVFINIKKNPLIGIFLSFAGAAIGFCSGFFVGMNDILLSSFTNPAAQILEPTFQKSPTMTIYFNMANALLQIFIITWVTIKFIEPRFPVNEEHFKDNASTEIGDLEKKGVKYASVSFLLFVALIVCLSIGPNAFLKDENGSLISVNSPLMGGLIFFMSVAFLIPGFIYGKVTKKIKSDKDAVKLIASSLSEMGGYILIVFASAQFLNLFTKSNLGIIMAIKGANLIQAAGFKGMPLIITYVILVAFINLFIGSASAKWAILSPIFIPMFMLLGYDPALTQMAYRIGDSSTNMISPLFPYVPLLLAVANKYDKNFGLGTLMANMLPYSFITLIGSVLLFTVFFIFNIPFGI, encoded by the coding sequence ATGGAAACAAATAAAAAAGTTGAAAAAGAAAAATTGAGTTTTTTAAACAAGATGTTAAACAAAGTTGAAGTAGTTGGAAATAAAATGCCAGATCCTACAACAATTTTTGTAATCCTATGTATTTTAATTTTTATTATTTCATTTATATTAAGTAAATTTGGAGTTTCAGTAGAGCACCCAGGAACAAAAGAAATAATAAAAGTAGAAAATTTATTAGGTTCTGACAATTTAAAAGCTGTTTTAGTCTCTACTGTAAAAGTATTCCAAACATTCCCACCATTAGGTGCTGTATTAGTAACAATGATTGGAATAGGACTAGCTGATAAAAGTGGCTACTTAGAAGTTCTATTGACACTATCAATAAAAAAAGTACCTAAAAAATTAATTTACTTTACAGTTGTATTTGCAGGTTTAGTTTTTACAGCTATTGGTGATGGTGGTTTCATTGTTTTACCTCCACTAGCTGCAATAGTTTTTATAAATATAAAAAAGAATCCTTTAATTGGAATATTTTTATCATTTGCAGGTGCTGCAATAGGTTTTTGTTCAGGATTTTTTGTTGGTATGAATGATATACTTTTAAGTTCTTTCACTAATCCAGCAGCTCAAATATTGGAACCAACTTTCCAAAAAAGTCCTACTATGACTATTTATTTTAATATGGCAAATGCTCTATTACAAATTTTTATAATTACATGGGTAACTATAAAATTTATTGAACCAAGATTTCCTGTAAATGAAGAACATTTTAAAGATAATGCTAGTACAGAAATTGGTGATTTAGAAAAGAAAGGTGTGAAATATGCAAGTGTTTCCTTCTTGTTATTTGTAGCTTTAATAGTGTGCTTATCAATAGGGCCCAATGCTTTTTTAAAGGATGAAAATGGTTCTTTAATTTCTGTAAATTCTCCTTTAATGGGTGGATTAATTTTCTTTATGTCTGTTGCCTTTTTAATACCAGGCTTTATTTATGGAAAAGTTACTAAAAAAATAAAGAGCGATAAGGATGCTGTTAAATTAATTGCAAGTTCTCTTAGTGAAATGGGAGGATACATATTAATTGTCTTTGCATCAGCACAATTTTTAAATCTATTCACTAAAAGTAATTTAGGTATAATAATGGCGATTAAAGGTGCAAATCTAATACAAGCTGCTGGTTTTAAAGGTATGCCTCTTATAATAACTTATGTAATTTTAGTTGCTTTTATTAATTTATTTATAGGTAGTGCCTCTGCAAAATGGGCAATTTTATCACCTATATTTATTCCAATGTTTATGCTATTAGGTTATGACCCAGCTTTAACTCAAATGGCTTATAGAATAGGTGATTCATCTACAAATATGATTTCACCTCTTTTCCCTTATGTTCCATTATTATTAGCAGTAGCAAATAAATATGATAAAAACTTTGGTTTAGGAACTTTGATGGCTAATATGCTTCCATATTCTTTTATAACATTAATTGGAAGTGTCTTATTATTTACTGTTTTCTTTATTTTTAATATTCCTTTTGGAATATAG
- a CDS encoding M20 metallopeptidase family protein, giving the protein MEEKIKKLSEKYLERVMELRRELHQYPELGFDLFKTAEIVKKELDRIGIPYKSEVAKTGIVATIKGNKAGKTVLLRADMDALPITEESRCTFKSTHDGKMHACGHDGHTAGLLGAGMILNELKDELSGTVKLLFQPAEEGPGGAKPMIDEGVLENPKVDAAFGCHVWPSIKAGHVAIKDGDMMTHTTSFDIIFQGKGGHASQPEKTVDPVIIACQAVTNFQNIISRNISTLRPAVLSCCSIHAGEAHNIIPDKLVLKGTIRTFDEGITDQIVDRMDQILKGLTTAYGASYEFLVDRMYPALKNDHELFTFSKNALEKILGKENIEVMDDPVMGSEDFAYFGKHIPSFFFFVGINDEQLENENMLHHPKLFWNEKNLITNMKTLSQLAVEFLNK; this is encoded by the coding sequence ATGGAAGAAAAAATTAAAAAATTATCTGAAAAATACTTAGAAAGAGTTATGGAACTTAGAAGAGAACTTCATCAATATCCAGAACTTGGTTTTGATTTATTTAAAACAGCTGAAATTGTAAAAAAGGAATTAGATAGAATAGGTATTCCATATAAATCTGAAGTTGCTAAAACAGGAATTGTGGCAACTATTAAAGGAAATAAAGCTGGTAAAACTGTACTTCTAAGAGCTGATATGGATGCCTTACCTATAACTGAAGAAAGTAGATGTACTTTTAAATCAACTCATGATGGAAAAATGCATGCTTGTGGACATGATGGACATACAGCTGGACTTCTTGGGGCTGGAATGATTTTAAATGAATTGAAAGATGAACTTTCAGGAACTGTAAAATTACTTTTCCAACCTGCTGAGGAAGGACCTGGTGGTGCAAAACCAATGATAGATGAAGGTGTATTAGAAAATCCAAAAGTGGATGCAGCTTTCGGTTGCCATGTTTGGCCTAGTATAAAGGCAGGACATGTAGCAATTAAAGATGGAGATATGATGACACATACTACTTCATTTGATATCATATTCCAAGGTAAAGGTGGACATGCTTCTCAACCTGAAAAAACAGTTGACCCTGTTATAATTGCTTGTCAAGCTGTAACTAATTTCCAAAATATAATTAGTAGAAATATTTCTACTTTAAGACCTGCTGTTTTATCTTGTTGTAGTATTCATGCTGGAGAAGCACATAATATAATACCTGATAAATTAGTTTTAAAAGGAACTATAAGAACTTTTGATGAAGGAATCACAGATCAAATTGTTGATAGAATGGATCAAATTTTAAAAGGACTTACAACTGCTTATGGAGCTTCATATGAATTTTTAGTAGATAGAATGTATCCAGCATTAAAAAATGACCATGAATTGTTTACTTTTTCTAAAAATGCCTTAGAAAAAATTTTAGGAAAAGAAAATATTGAAGTTATGGATGATCCTGTTATGGGTTCTGAAGACTTTGCATACTTTGGTAAACATATTCCATCATTCTTCTTCTTTGTTGGTATCAATGATGAACAATTAGAAAATGAAAATATGCTTCACCATCCAAAATTATTCTGGAATGAAAAAAATCTAATTACAAATATGAAAACTCTATCTCAATTAGCAGTAGAATTCTTAAATAAATAA